The Terriglobales bacterium region CATCGGTGAGATCACGGCGCCCAAAAAAGGCGCCGCTCCGATCACCATTGTTCATGGAGATGGCCGGGTTGAGCCCCTGGATGTGCGCGGATGGGAACATTTTCCTTCGTCCGCGATGGGAGATAAATAGCCTGATGGATAATCTCGATCTCTTGATGCGTCGTGTTCGTAGTTGGTTTACCGATGACTTTGAGCAAATATGGGCACGGTCGGATAATGAAGTGGTGCAGTAATCGGCCAGTCTTATGTTCCCGATACCCATTTCTTTTTCTTTAAGGGTCTCGAATGATTGAAACTGTTGTCAAATTCATTCGCCAGCACTGCCTCCTTAAACCCGGTGAGCGTGCAGGCGTAGCGGTTTCCGGCGGCGCCGATTCGGTGGCATTGCTGCGTATCCTGCTCGAATTGCGCAGTGAACTGGGAATCGTACTCGTGGTTGTGCACTTCAATCATAAAATTCGTGGTGTGGAATCGGATGATGATGAGCGATTTGTGCGCGAGCTGGCAGAGAAATTCGGGTTGAGTTTTTTGAGTGGCGAGGACGATGTGCCGGCATACTCTCGCGAACACGGATTGGGCATGGAAGCGGCTGCTCGCAAACTGCGTTATAAGTACTTCGGCACGTTGTTTCAACCGGAGGAAGGCGGTAGCGTGCCAATGCTCGACAAGATTGCCACAGCTCATACCCAGAACGACCAGGCGGAAACCGTACTCATGCGCCTGCTCCGCGGAGCCGGTACGCGAGGGCTGAGCGGGATTCATACCAGCCTTGCAGATATGGACCCTGAGGATACTCACCACCAACTGAATTTAGGCGCTCCTCGCATCATTCGTCCTCTCCTTGCGATCACTCGCGGTGAGATTCTTGATTACCTGCGTTCTATCAACCAATCCTGGCGTGAAGATTCCAGCAATCGTCTGCTCGAACACACACGCAATCGCGTGCGGCATGAATTAATTCCCGCGTTGGAGCGGGAATTCAATCCGGCAATCACGCGAGTGCTGGCGGAACATGCGGAAATCGCGCAAGCAGAAGAAGAATATTGGAATTCACAAGTGGAGCAGGTTTTGCCCGCAGTTTACGCTGCCGACCGCAATGTCTTGAAGGTTGACTCTTTATTGAAATTACCTTTGGCCCTCCAGCGCCGCGTGATTCGTATTGTGGCGGAGCGCAATGGACTCACTCTGGATTTTGAACATATCGAGGCCGTGCGGCGGCTGGCTCACGGCAAAGCCGGCCTTAGGCCGAGACAAGTAGCGCTTCCTGGAGGAGCGGCCGATCTGGCCGTACGTGATGGGATTTTGGAACTTATGTTGCGGTTGGGTAGTCTAAGTAAAGTAGCGGCGAAGGACTATGAATACCGCCTTCCGGTACCGGGATCGGTTGCCGTGCCGGAGATCGGAAGGTATATCCGTGCACGGCTGGTAACGGTGCAAGAAGAGGGGAAAACACCGTTCCAGAGTTATAATCAGGCCCAGCTACTCAATCCAATGACCCTTAGCGCCGGGCTGACTGTAAGAAACTGGCGTCCCGGAGACCGGTTTTGGCCAGCCCATACCAAGTCTCCAAAGAAAGTGAAGGAGTTGCTGCAGAAGATGGCGGAAACGGAACGCAGATCCTGGCCGGTGGTAATCAGCGGTAACCAGATTGTGTGGATGCGGGGATTTCCATCCCCTGCCTGCTTCAGTCTTCCAGCCAATGCGCCAGCTTCCACGCGCGGCCTCTTAATCGAAGAGGTCGGAGACAGAAAATCTGTGAGCGAGTAAGTGAATTTTTGATGAGTGTTTGTCCCGAGCGAGCGGGTCGGGTTCCCAAAGCACCCGGGTTCGCAGAGCGCACCGGGTTTGTAGATAAACGAGGGTTATGGTTTGAGTAAGACAGTTGCCACTGAAGAACGTGTTCTGCTGAGTCCAGAGCAGATCCAAAAGCGCATTCGCGAGTTGGCCCGGCAGATTTCAGATGACTACCGGGGCAGGACCTGCTGTGTTGTCGGAGTACTGGAAAATGGCTTTATGTTCATGTCTGATCTGGTGCGAAACTTGGAAGTGCCCGTGATCTGCCAGTTCATTAAGCCTCATATGCATGAACTTTCGGCGGGCGGCATTTCTCGAAAAGAAATCAATTACAGCCCCTCGGTGGATGTAAAGAACCAGCACGTGCTGCTGGTTGAAGGATTAGTGCAAAGCGGCATCACCAGCGATTACCTGATGCACCATTTCAAGGCTCAGGGGGCGTCTTCGGTAAAACTGGCGGCCTTTCTGGATAAATCCTCGTCTCGTAGGGTTTCCCTGCGGCCCGACTATTACGGATTTGTTCTTGATGAATCGTTCGTGGCCGGCTATGGCCTCGGATCTCCCCATCTAAACCGCAATTTGCCCTATGTAAGGATTGAAAACAGCCGTTTTTCAAACCCCCCGGACGAGACTGTTCGCTGAAATCCGGGTTAGGGTAAATATCCCACGGGTTAGAAAGCTAATCCTTTAGTTACGTTAGTTATATCCATCTCTGGTTAAAAAGGGTTTAGAATCGTAGGAAGTGGTTTTTTGCGTCGGTCGAAAATGGTTACAACGCATCTAATCACCAAGCGTCATAACAGTTATGAGGCTGTCTCAAGGTCCCAGTAAGGCTGTGACCTGCAGAAGTTAGGAGTACGTGGTGAATTCAACCGTAAAAACGATTGTGGTATGGGCGGTCATCCTGTCGTCCATCATTGTGCTGTACCAGGTAATCAAATCAAATGGTCCCAACAAGGAAAAGGAACTCAACTTTTCTGACTTCATGAGCGAAGTGGACCAGGGAACTATTACAAAACTAACCATTTCTCTGGAAAATTATGAGGCTAAGGGTACGCTTCGCGACGGTAGCACCTTTCGTACCGCGGTTCCTCCCAATTATCCGCACATGATTGACGTTCTGACCGAGAAGAAAGTCCCGTTCATATATCAACCTATAAGCTCGGGCAATTGGCAGACTGCTTTGATGTTCTTCGGGCCGGTGCTGCTGCTGGGAGCGTTCTGGTTCTTCATGATCCGCCAGATGCAGACCGGGGGCAACAAGGCCCTCAGCTTTGGCAAGAGCCGCGCCCGGCTGCTGAGTATGCAGCAAAAGAAGGTCACGTTTAAAGACGTTGCTGGCGTGGACGAAGCCAAAGAAGAGCTGCGTGAAATTATCGAATTCCTGCGCGAAGCGCAAAAATTCCAGAAGCTGGGCGGACGCATTCCTAAAGGCGTGCTGCTGGTCGGCCCTCCAGGAACCGGCAAAACGCTGCTGGCCCGCGCCGTGGCCGGCGAGGCCAATGTGCCTTTCTTCTCGATCTCCGGTTCAGACTTCGTGGAAATGTTTGTAGGCGTGGGCGCAAGCCGCGTCCGCGACCTGTTTGAGCAGGGCAAAAAGAATGCGCCTTGCATCATCTTCATTGATGAAATTGACGCCGTGGGCCGCCACCGTGGCGCTGGCCTCGGCGGTGGACATGACGAGCGCGAGCAAACCTTGAACCAGTTGCTGGTCGAGATGGATGGCTTCGAGTCGAACGAAGGCGTCATCCTGGTGGCTGCCACCAACCGCCCTGATGTGCTTGATCCGGCGCTGCTGCGCCCCGGCCGCTTTGACCGGCGCGTAGTGGTAAGCCGTCCGGACGTGCGTGGACGCGAAGAGATTCTGCGCGTTCACACTCGCAAGATTCCTCTCTCCGACAATGTGGAATTGAACATATTGGCCCGCGGCACACCTGGATTCTCAGGCGCTGATCTGGCCAATATGGTGAATGAAGCGGCACTGCTGGCGGCACGCAATAACCGCAAGACCGTCACCATGTTCGACTTCGAGCTGGCCAAAGACAAAGTTCTCATGGGCGCGGAGCGCAAATCGCTGCTTCTTACGGATGAAGAGAAAAAGGTCACGGCCTATCATGAAGCAGGCCATGCCCTGGTTGCCTCCAAGCTGCCGTATGCCGATCCTTTGCACAAGGTCACGATTATTCCGCGCGGCATGGCGTTGGGTGTAACCATGCAGTTGCCTGAGACCGATAAGCATAACTACACCAAGGAATACCTGGACACCGAAATTGCTATCCTCATGGGTGGCCGCCTGGCGGAGGAGATCTTCCTCAACCAGATGAGCACGGGCGCCAGCAATGACATTGAGCGTGCCACCGAGATGGCGCGCAAGATGGTCTGCGAGTGGGGCATGAGCGATCTGGGTCCGCTGACCTTCGGCAAGAAGGAAGAGCAGATCTTCCTGGGCCGCGAAATCGCCCAGCACCGCGACTTCAGCGAAGAAACCGCCATGAAGATTGACGTTGAGGTCCGTAAGATCGTGGATGCCGCATATCAGCGGGCCAAGAACGTGCTGGAAACCGACCGTGAGGCCCTCATCCGCGTGGCCAAGGCGCTGCTAGAGCGTGAAGTGCTCGATGCCAACGAGTTGAAGCTGGTGATCGAAGGCAAAGACTTGCCTAAGCCACCAACTCCTAACGACAACGACGGCGCCCCTCAGCATGTGCTGAAGCCGGAACTCAAACCGGAACGCGCTCCGGGTATGGCTCCAGGACAGCAGCCGGCGTAATCGTTACAACTAAAATGTTCAACAAGGGCGGCCTCAGTGCCGCCCTTATTTTTTTAGGTCGTTATCTAACTTCCGAGCGGCGGACTGCTGGCTAAAGCCGGTTGGTCGCTTTCCATATGTATGACTCCATCCTCTGAGCTGAAGAAATGCCAGCAGCCCGTGCAGCTGGGTTGGATAGGATCGGCATTGATGGTGAATGAATCCAGTTTGCCTTCGTGTTTCTTGTGGAAGGCCCGGTAGGTAAACACGTATCCATTTCTGCGGTGGTCCGCCCATGTTCCGTTTGTGAGCCACTCATAATTCTGCTTAGACGACGTGGTTCCCTTTAGTTGCGACATCTGTTCAAGGCTGTCGGGATAATAGCCATATTCGGTCTGATACGTCGTCGCAGCGTTAACGATAGTACGGACGCCGACAATTGCCGAATCTGTATTGCCGAGCTGTATGAACCGCGGCACAACAAAGGCAATCGCAACAACCAAACAGATAGTCGCGACGGCAACTATTGTAAAGATCGTCTTGTTCAGCTTCATGTTCCCTTGGATGCACTAGTCCGATTCATTGTGAACGAATTTCTGTATCTAGACTAACTGGCAGCTATTGCAATGGGGGGCTCTCGGCTGAGGCCTGGTGGTCGATTTCCATCCTCACAACTCCATCCTCTGAGCTGAAATAATACTTCATGCCTGTACGGCCGGGTTGAATGGGGTCGGCGTTGATCGTGAACGCATCATATTTGCCGTCGTGGTGCGAGTCAGAGGCCTGGTAAGAAAACACATATCCGTTTTTGGCACGGCTGGCCAGCGTTGCATCAATGAAGCCGGCGTGGTTCTCATCGGGTGCAGCATTACCCGGAGGCTGGGAAAGCTGATCGAGCGTCTGCGGATAATGACCGTATTCAGCCTGATATTGTATGGCTGCGGTAACGATCGTACGCACACAGGCAATTGCCGAAGACTGGTTAGCAGAAATTCGGGCCCTCATCAAGTTGGGAATGGCAATGGCAGCAACAATAAGAATCAAAGGGATTGCAAGCACAAGAATCGCGACCACCACCACGGCAATGACGATGGTCTTATCACTCGATTTGGCCTTTGCCGCTGGCGGGTAATAGGGCGCGGCGGCCGTGGGTAAGACGCTGGTATCGGCTCCGCACTTCATGCAGAACTTCTGGCCGTCGGCCGCGGACTCTCCGCATTGCGGGCAAAATCTCATGGTCTCACTCCTGTTGACTGCAAACCAGCATTCATTATGAACCCACTTTGCAAAATTTAGTGCTGCTCCCCAGCTTCGTTTTCGGGTTTCTTTTTCTGCAGGATCTTTACTGCTGCTTATCCTGGCTGTCTTCCGATCCCAGAGGAGGACTTCCTGCCCCCGCAACTCTCTTGGAAACGCGGATGATTCCCGTTTGATCTAAGTAAAAATGACGCTCTCCCTGGAAATTAGAGACCGGATCCACATACAGCACAAAGGCCGTGGCATGGCCGGCGACATCCAGCGCGCGGGCATCGTAGGAAAAGCGATACCCGGATTGCTCGGGCAAGGTCTGGGACGAATCTACCAGCGCCGCGCCAAATTCATTGGGCTCTCCGCTGGCACGCGGGCCCAGGAGCGCGAGGTCGGTGGGATATCCGTGCTGGTATGTGTCGTGGTACACGGTCAAAGCATGGTTCAGTTTCTGCAGACTCTGGACCGCGGCCGCCTCGTTGGCGCTTATCTGTTTGCTAATGATGGTGGGAACAGCTACGGCTGCAACAATCGCCAGGACAGGAATGGCAACAACCACCAGGATTGCACCCACGACCAGCCAAATCGTCTTGGAGCTGGTTTTGGCAGGAGTGGGAGGAGGGAACAACGGCGCCGGAAAGTTGCTGCTGGGGCCAACAGCGGGAATTGCACTTACATCCGTGCCACATACCATGCAGAACCTTTGATGATCCTGCGCTGTCTGGCCGCATTGTGGACAAAACCGCACCCTCTTGTCCTCGCAAAGAAGGTTTTAGCACATTTTCGAATCGTTAGCTCTTAAGCTTTTGCCTTTAGCTCTTAGCTTTCAAAAACAAAACCGCCGCAGATGCACGCAGACTAACACTGCTTCGGGAAAATTACTCAAAAAGCCTCTGCGTAACTCCGCGATCTCTGCGGTTTCACTTGTTTGTTTTGGGAAGAAAAATCAAGAGGAGACGAGAATCAAAAAGCTGAGAGCCAAAAGCTACTAAGAGCTTCTTTCCAAAATAAAAGAATCCCGAGGGGGCGGTTCACCAATTCTCCTCTGCCAGCAGCTCGCGTTAGACCCTCGCTGACCTGCTCTCGCAGATTGTGCGGCTTTCACCGCGGCAAACTGCGCGCGATCATGCTCGGGCTCCGGGCTAACCACCAACCGGGAAAATCCGGTTAACTTCCTCGGGACTCTATACTGCCTTCAACAAGATTTCCGTTCTCCTCACCCAGCAGATTGCTATAGACCCTCACCGACCCTCCGCCTTTTTCTGACTACGCCTTGCGGCGCAGCCCCCACCAAGCTTGCGGGCTTGATGGTTTTCTGCTCCCGAGCGCCGCTACGCTGTGGAAGCATTTGGCGGTGATCTAAGCTTGAGCCCCGGACGCACTACCAACTGGGAAAACTTAGAAAAATGTCAAAGAACGATTATGTTTTTACGCCTCTCAGTTTTTATGTCAATGAAATTATCGAGCTTTTATCGCCTTTGTTTTCACTAAGCTGCAGCTCGTCCACAGGCCGGTGCCGCAGATTTTGTGCAGGTGATTTTTTATTTTCTCCAAACGGCACAAATTGACGCGAATTTTGCAGCGTATTTTATTTACGCAATCGAATAACTGCTTTGCCTGCGTGGAAAAATCGTTGTGCAAAAACTGTGCTAAGACAATGTTAATGCGGGTTACCCGACAAAAGAGCAATCGAAGATTTAATATTCGAGATGCCCCTGTTGTTGGAATTGCGTGATTTCTCGCTCACAAATTACGTCAAACGATCACCAGAAAACCAACCTGCTTCTATGGGAAATATCTTCAGCGCTGTGGAAATGCCCACCCCCGGGTAAAATCCGGGGCGGGCATTTTGAATGCTATGCAGTCCTGTACATACTCATCATTTTCCACCCTTGACCACATTGATGTATTGTTGCTTGTTTTTCAACAGACTCTTGAGTTCGTCTTGAACCTGGGTTTGAAACTGGCTATCCGCTGATGCGCGTTCGGCAATGGCAGAAAGCATGTCCAGTTTCTTCAGATTTGTCTCTATGTCATTCTTCTTATTCAACTTTTCTAAGTTATCAAGCTCCTTGTCATTCATCTCTATGCGGATCGCTTTCGCGGCCTCAGCAGAAAGTGCGAGCCCATATTGCTTAGCGGCCTTCACCAACGCTTTGTCAATCTGATCACTGACGTCGACGCCAAGTACTTTTTTGGTCACGCCATCACCGATGGGCGTGCACGCACCAAATTCACATCCTTGGCTGTTTGGCAACAATCCGCCAAGCAGGCTTTGGGGCTGAAGGTGTATAAAGCCGGGAAGCCCCAGGTTCTCGCTCAACGGTGGACGCGGACGGGGGTTGACTGTGCCATGGAAGACAGGATGAGGATGTCCTCCGCCAAACAAGAAGTGGATCAGCTGTCCAATCCCGAGAATCAGATCGATGATGCAAATTTCCGGATTACCCGTGGCCACGCCGATTGCGCAGGGACCGCCTCCGTCCAAGCCGGAGGGATCTCTGAAGTTGGCTGGGTTGCCGTTGACATAACCGTAGCGATTGAAGCTTTGCGGATTGCTCGGATCCCCTTCCAGCAGATCCGCGCTCATAAAGCGTCCCAGACGCGGGTTGTAATAACGAAGATTGGCATAATCGAGACCGGACTCGAAATCGTGTTGGTAGCCGGTGAAGTGGATGGCGCTGTAATCAGGCCCGGAGCAGGACAAGCCATCGCCGTAGATCTGGCTGGAGCAAACCTCGACCACCGAACCGGTCCAATCGGTCGTCACCCGGTCCGTCTGCTCCCAGTCGTTATAGGAAAAATATGCGGCCGAATTTCCAGGAGCGTTGTTGTAGGAACCAATATGGGAACCGTCAAAGTAGTTCTCCGCCTGGGTCCATGTCCCCGAAGGTCCGACGGTTGCAACCACATTGTTCGCAAGATCGTAGACGAACTCAGAGACGCCCCCTGGAAGTATCTTGTGGACTCGTCTTCCGTCGACATCGTAGGTATAGGTTGCGGTCGAGCCGCCGTCTATGGCAATGATCCTGTTTTCGGCGTCATAGGTGAAAGTATGAAATCCATCGTTCGTAACGTTACCCAGAACGTCGTAGGTCACTCCACTGCCATGATTGTTGGCATCAAAGGACTGCTGTACGCTGAGTGCGCCATTCTGATGCCAGCGATTGGCGTAAGCGTCAAAGTCCCAGGTATATCCGGTACCGCTGTTAAGGCGCTTGAGGTCATCGTAACCAAAACTCAGGTTCCCCATCACGGAATCATTGCTTGAGGTGATGAGGTTATCGAGTCTGAGAGCATTGTTAAATGAATATATCGTGTTAACTGGGTGACTATCGGTGCCACCACTTAGACTGCCACTGTTGGGACTGAGGGTATAAGGCGCAGGAAACATGCTGCCGTAAACGGAACTGTAGGTGAAGCTGAAAGCAATTCCATTGCCTACTGTTCCTAAATGCTTAGCCGTAAGAGTAATTTGCCCATTGGAAGCGCTGGCGCTAACGTCGGGCGAGCTAAAATTATTCACCAGCGACTGTGCCATCTGTTGTGCAGTAAATCCGCAGATGTAAGTGATCTGCGGTGTGGAAGCTGAACCTACACTCATGCTGACGTAGCCGATGTCGCAGTTTCCGCTGCTGTCGCTATAGGGCTGTCCACTCAGTGTGATCGTGGCCTGGGCTGGCGCAACTCCAACCGGCGGAGCCCCTATGGTCTCTCGTTTCGAGCTCACCGAACCTCGTGGAGAGTATCCAATGGCCTCCACGACTCCGTTGCCATACGAAGCCTGTGTGCGACCGAACGGTCCGTAGTGGATACCCGAGATCAAAGTGCCGGGATGAGTAGAATCTGCCAAATTGCTCGTCATTCCGATGGTGCGTCCGCCGGTCGTTCCTCCTGAGTGGTAAAGGTAAGAATACGTGACGCCGGCCGCGCCATTCGTAAAGCTGGTGCGCGAAGAAGCCAGATTATATTGATAGCCCATGGTGGTGTAGCTGCCTGTCGCAAAAAGCCGGGGAGTAGATTGGTAGTCATAAAGCACATTTCCCATGGCATCGTAGTAAAAACCAGAACCATTGCCCCTGGGGCCCCGGGCAATTTTCGAAGTAAGCCTGCCGATTCCCATCGAACCAGAATGTCCAGCCATCGTGGTTTCATCGTAGTAATAGTTCACGGGCGGAGTCACGCCATCGTCGTAGCCCGTGCTGAGTAACCGGCCCAACGGGTCATAAGTGTAGGTCGTTGTCAGCAATTGTGTGGGATCACTTTGGTTGGGTTTAGGTCTCTTTCGAGTCTGTAGATTGTCGTTATCGTCATAGCTGTAGGACACAACAGAGGACTGACCATCCATTTCAGGAATCGCATCAGCCACCAGGCGCCCCAGGCTGTCATAGGCCTTGGTCCGGACCGTGCGATTCCCCTGGTTGACCTGAAGCAAATCATCGAGAACATCGTATTGATAGATAGTCAAATAACCCGTGGCGGCATAATCCTGCCCGCACGCTGCCGTCGAACTGCTGCCAATATAGCTGGTGGAACTGACCTCACAAACGGAGGCAGTCCGCCCAAAGGCATCATATTGCTTTACCTTGGTTACGATGCCGCGTTCGTCATAGAACACCTGCGCTGCGTTATCAAAACCAAAACCGATGAAACTTTGGTCTGAGTGGGTAATTGTGTCAAGTCTTCCGAATGTATCGTAGGTATAGGAATCTCCATTCCCTGAGCAAACTTTCGGGGTTGCACCGTTCGTCTGGTATGGATAGGAATTGAATTGCAACTGGCCGCGCGTATCATAGCACTGGTCCTGCACATTGAAAGTGCCTTCCTCGTTGGTAACACCTTTGCGGTCAGGACGGCCCAGGGTATCGAAGTGTATGTACGTCACCTTGGTTGTTCCTGACCCGTCGATCTGTTCGGTCCTGGTGTTGTAGGTTGGATCAGGGTAAGCGAAAGTAGTGTTACCCCCGCCCGGAGGGTTCGTGAGAGAGGTAAGACGTCCGAGGTTGTCATATCCGTAGCCGGTGGTCTGTGAGTTTTCATCGGTTGTGCTGGCGATCAGGCCACTGCTGAGGTCATAGCTGGTTTTGACAATATGCTGGGTTGTCGTCGGCGGGTTTGTGGATGCTGTATTCGGGGACTGGACTTGCGTCAAATATGCGTAGCCGTAAGCGCTGGAATACGCAAACGTGGTTTGCGCACCCAATGGATCTGTCTGGCTGACTGCATTCCCAAGCTGGTCATAAGCTGAATGGCTTGAAATCCACCGGTCACTCCCTCCGTTGGTTCCTTGCAGCCAGCGTTGTACGGTAGTCACGTTGCCGCGAACTAGATCGGTATAAGGGAAGTTCTGGTCATCATGCTGGGGAACTCCGTCAATATGAACAAGCCCAGGCTGAGGTTCGTCATAGCTGATTTGGATTTGTGACCCGGGCTTTCCGGAGCTGTCTTTGATGACGACGCCGGAAAGCCGGTCAAGCATATTCTTCTGGATATATGCAGTATCGGTTTTATAGGAATAGTCCGTTTCCCGGTAAGGAACCGCCGGTGGAGCGCCGGTTGGATAATAGTCCCATTCCTTGACCGATGTTAGATTGCCATAGGCAGGGTTGTCGTAAGTGTATTCAGTCTTACTGCTCTTCCCATTGGGCAGGGTGAGCGTATTGCGGAAAGCTTTTATATATTGCGCTCCAGCGCAGTTCATGCCACAGGGATTGCTGAAATCATAGTCCGTCGTTGCTGTAGCCGACAAAGATCGACCCGGGCTCCCGGGAGCGTTTGACCCGGTGTAATAATCCACTTGAGAGTTCCATGCTCCGTTGTTGAGAACAAAAGTGTAGACAATATCGTCTGCAAGTCTTGTCGCCGTCGCTGGACGGGTAACCGTCACTTTTTCCTGGCACCCGGTGCCGTTGGCGGCGCATTGCGAGATCACCGAAGGCGTGAATTGCCACGTTCCGCCATCGACAGCCATAGATGTAATCCAACGATTTTGGTTTTGATAGGAATCCAGGAAATTGGAATAACCGTAGTTGATCTGCCCTCCGTTGGGAAGCGTAATGCTGGTTAATTCGCCATAGGCCCCTGCATCGTAATTGAAGGTATAGGATCCTCCATCCGGAAGTTGAATGCTCTGAATGACGGTTATGTTATCTCGAAACTCCGCGACGGCAGATTGTTGAAAGTGTGTCTGTACGAGAATCGTGCCTGTCGTGACGGTGTAGCGCGCGCGATTCCCCTGCCAGGTAAGCACATCATAGTAAGTCTGGTTCCCATTTTGCGTGACATTGACCGGTGACCGCTGCAACGTATCCGTCAACAAGCCGCCATTGGTTCCTGCCGACAAATAGTTACCGTTCGAATCAGTAGGGCGCGGATAAACCTGGCTGCCATCTCTTGCATAGATGGTTATGTTGTTGTAGTTGGTTACAAATGCGTGCAGGCTGGAGCTGTCTGCCGCCATGGCATCAGCGTTCGGTTTGTCCTGGGGGCCAACGCCATTGGGACATCCTCCGCTGGGTGCCTGGAACGTTTGCAGGCCGTTGAACCAGTGCGACGTACCGTCCGGATCGGTATAGACCCAGGAACTATAGGAAGTTGCGCCCGGATTGTTATTGACTCCATTGCAATATATTCCTGACGTTATGTTCGTGACCTTTCCGCTCAAAGGAGTTACCACTCGCCATCCTCCTTGTGAGTTGGGTATGTTGTCCGGCCTGAAACTATAGGCGACTTGGGGGTTGGCGATATTCACGATGTGCCAGATCCGGCTGTCGTATACCAGTTTCACATCGGCGGAAATGTTGCCGCGCTGCGGCAGTGAGCTCAAAGGAATTTCCAAATGCAAATTGCCGTTGCCCACATTGATAAAGCCGTTCTCGACCGGAATCTCCGTGGCAAATGACGGATGCCCCGTAGCATAAATGTAGTCCTGCCCGTAGGATCTGGATGTCATCCAGAGCAATAAAGTGCAGCAAGAGAAAAATAATACTTTCCCTCGCAATGACCCCTGCAGTTTGCGCCATGTAATCTTCATGATCTTCTCCCTACAATTCTGGTTCTTGGTGATGGAAAGAACGGCTTGTTTCACAGAGAGGAATCCCCTCCGCTTGCCTGTGACCCTTTTAAACAGGCAGAGCACAGCAGGATTCCCCTCTCTATTCATCAAGTGCTGGTTTTAAGAAAAG contains the following coding sequences:
- the tilS gene encoding tRNA lysidine(34) synthetase TilS; this encodes MIETVVKFIRQHCLLKPGERAGVAVSGGADSVALLRILLELRSELGIVLVVVHFNHKIRGVESDDDERFVRELAEKFGLSFLSGEDDVPAYSREHGLGMEAAARKLRYKYFGTLFQPEEGGSVPMLDKIATAHTQNDQAETVLMRLLRGAGTRGLSGIHTSLADMDPEDTHHQLNLGAPRIIRPLLAITRGEILDYLRSINQSWREDSSNRLLEHTRNRVRHELIPALEREFNPAITRVLAEHAEIAQAEEEYWNSQVEQVLPAVYAADRNVLKVDSLLKLPLALQRRVIRIVAERNGLTLDFEHIEAVRRLAHGKAGLRPRQVALPGGAADLAVRDGILELMLRLGSLSKVAAKDYEYRLPVPGSVAVPEIGRYIRARLVTVQEEGKTPFQSYNQAQLLNPMTLSAGLTVRNWRPGDRFWPAHTKSPKKVKELLQKMAETERRSWPVVISGNQIVWMRGFPSPACFSLPANAPASTRGLLIEEVGDRKSVSE
- the ftsH gene encoding ATP-dependent zinc metalloprotease FtsH, which produces MNSTVKTIVVWAVILSSIIVLYQVIKSNGPNKEKELNFSDFMSEVDQGTITKLTISLENYEAKGTLRDGSTFRTAVPPNYPHMIDVLTEKKVPFIYQPISSGNWQTALMFFGPVLLLGAFWFFMIRQMQTGGNKALSFGKSRARLLSMQQKKVTFKDVAGVDEAKEELREIIEFLREAQKFQKLGGRIPKGVLLVGPPGTGKTLLARAVAGEANVPFFSISGSDFVEMFVGVGASRVRDLFEQGKKNAPCIIFIDEIDAVGRHRGAGLGGGHDEREQTLNQLLVEMDGFESNEGVILVAATNRPDVLDPALLRPGRFDRRVVVSRPDVRGREEILRVHTRKIPLSDNVELNILARGTPGFSGADLANMVNEAALLAARNNRKTVTMFDFELAKDKVLMGAERKSLLLTDEEKKVTAYHEAGHALVASKLPYADPLHKVTIIPRGMALGVTMQLPETDKHNYTKEYLDTEIAILMGGRLAEEIFLNQMSTGASNDIERATEMARKMVCEWGMSDLGPLTFGKKEEQIFLGREIAQHRDFSEETAMKIDVEVRKIVDAAYQRAKNVLETDREALIRVAKALLEREVLDANELKLVIEGKDLPKPPTPNDNDGAPQHVLKPELKPERAPGMAPGQQPA
- a CDS encoding zinc-ribbon domain-containing protein translates to MRFCPQCGESAADGQKFCMKCGADTSVLPTAAAPYYPPAAKAKSSDKTIVIAVVVVAILVLAIPLILIVAAIAIPNLMRARISANQSSAIACVRTIVTAAIQYQAEYGHYPQTLDQLSQPPGNAAPDENHAGFIDATLASRAKNGYVFSYQASDSHHDGKYDAFTINADPIQPGRTGMKYYFSSEDGVVRMEIDHQASAESPPLQ
- a CDS encoding phosphoribosyltransferase family protein, coding for MSKTVATEERVLLSPEQIQKRIRELARQISDDYRGRTCCVVGVLENGFMFMSDLVRNLEVPVICQFIKPHMHELSAGGISRKEINYSPSVDVKNQHVLLVEGLVQSGITSDYLMHHFKAQGASSVKLAAFLDKSSSRRVSLRPDYYGFVLDESFVAGYGLGSPHLNRNLPYVRIENSRFSNPPDETVR